The Marinilongibacter aquaticus genome has a window encoding:
- a CDS encoding murein hydrolase activator EnvC family protein, which translates to MRLSAISFLLFFFSSFTVFSQKSRDELEEEKQANQARIERAQRVLQQTSEKKKSTLGEVKALNVQISSHSRQIALITEDITLIDKEIGSLEKSSADLESKLKNLKREYAEMLYIASKSSGKLNQLSFLFSAKSFNDLVMRYKYLEQYTESRKKQVEQIKEVAAKLEERQKELTAKRSQQESVARSKQTEANKLNALKKKQSRSVAELAKEEKKLRREIANSKKAIAKLDRLITSLVTKSTRESNAAPRNEAVVNTALSKSFAQNKNKLPWPVRSGFISDRFGVKDHPILKNVKVDNNGVDIQTSPNARVSAVFGGVVLDISQIPGLNNVVAVQHGEYYTIYANLASVNVSINQELIAGQLIGIAGQKDGEYEINFQVWHQFEKQNPESWLARK; encoded by the coding sequence ATGAGACTTTCGGCGATAAGCTTTTTATTGTTTTTCTTTTCGAGTTTCACGGTATTTTCGCAGAAAAGCCGCGACGAACTTGAAGAGGAAAAGCAGGCCAATCAGGCCCGAATAGAACGGGCACAAAGGGTTTTGCAGCAAACAAGCGAAAAGAAGAAATCGACTTTGGGAGAAGTGAAGGCCTTGAATGTCCAAATAAGCTCGCATTCGCGTCAGATAGCCCTTATTACGGAGGATATCACATTGATCGATAAGGAAATAGGCAGCTTGGAGAAATCGAGTGCAGATTTGGAAAGCAAACTGAAAAACTTGAAAAGAGAGTATGCAGAAATGCTTTATATCGCTTCTAAATCGAGTGGGAAATTGAATCAATTGAGCTTTTTGTTTTCGGCGAAATCATTCAACGACCTTGTGATGCGGTACAAGTATTTGGAACAATACACCGAGAGCCGAAAAAAGCAGGTTGAACAGATAAAAGAGGTGGCTGCCAAATTGGAAGAACGCCAAAAAGAACTGACCGCCAAACGCTCCCAACAAGAAAGTGTGGCCCGCTCAAAGCAAACCGAAGCCAACAAGCTGAATGCCTTGAAAAAGAAGCAGTCGCGATCGGTGGCCGAACTGGCGAAGGAGGAGAAAAAATTGAGAAGGGAAATCGCGAATTCGAAAAAGGCGATCGCTAAATTGGATCGTTTGATTACTTCCTTGGTAACGAAATCCACGCGAGAGTCGAATGCCGCACCTAGAAACGAAGCGGTGGTGAATACGGCTTTGTCCAAGTCTTTTGCTCAAAACAAGAATAAATTGCCTTGGCCGGTTCGCAGTGGCTTCATTTCCGACCGTTTCGGGGTAAAGGACCATCCCATTTTGAAAAATGTAAAGGTAGACAACAACGGCGTAGACATTCAGACTTCGCCCAATGCACGTGTGAGTGCGGTTTTCGGCGGGGTGGTGTTGGATATTTCGCAAATTCCTGGACTGAATAACGTGGTGGCCGTGCAACACGGAGAATATTATACAATTTACGCCAATTTGGCCTCGGTGAATGTTTCGATTAATCAAGAGCTTATTGCTGGGCAATTGATTGGGATTGCCGGGCAAAAAGATGGCGAATATGAAATAAACTTTCAGGTGTGGCACCAATTCGAGAAACAAAACCCGGAAAGTTGGTTGGCGAGAAAATAG
- the fucP gene encoding L-fucose:H+ symporter permease codes for MLKKTPLVPFVLVTSLFALWGFANDITNPMVSAFKTVMQMSNFRASLVQAAFYGGYFTMALPAALFIRKYSYKSGILVGLALYAVGALMFYPAAKYEEFNFFLLSLYILTFGLAFLETTANPFILSMGEESTATQRLNLAQAFNPVGSLTGMFVAQQLILAALDSDDVDASGNAIFPTLDSAQQAVIRTHDLAIIRDPYVYLGTFVVLMFVVFLFKKMPEKPRESSSDDLKGSFGRLFKNSNYKFSVVAQMFYVAAQIMCWTFIIQYAERLGYSKAESQTFNIIAMVMFLLSRMICTYILKFVSGAKLLMLFGIGALFTVSGAILLQNNLGLYCLMGTSFFMSLMFPTIYGIGLKGLGDDAKIGSAGLVMAIVGGALMPPLQGALIDLGDVGFIKAENFSFILPLFCFVVVVLFGWKAGKNEKANAA; via the coding sequence ATGTTGAAGAAAACCCCTCTCGTTCCATTTGTATTGGTAACCAGCCTTTTCGCCCTTTGGGGCTTTGCCAATGACATTACAAACCCGATGGTTTCGGCATTCAAAACGGTAATGCAGATGTCGAATTTCAGGGCCTCTTTGGTGCAGGCCGCCTTTTATGGGGGGTATTTCACAATGGCTTTGCCCGCGGCCTTGTTTATCAGAAAATACTCTTACAAGTCGGGTATTTTGGTGGGTTTGGCCCTTTATGCGGTAGGTGCCTTGATGTTCTATCCCGCGGCCAAGTACGAAGAGTTCAACTTTTTTTTGCTGTCACTTTACATACTTACGTTTGGTTTGGCTTTTTTGGAAACCACTGCAAATCCCTTCATCCTGTCGATGGGAGAAGAATCTACAGCCACCCAGAGGTTGAATTTGGCCCAGGCTTTTAATCCCGTGGGCTCTTTGACGGGCATGTTCGTTGCTCAACAATTGATTCTTGCGGCACTTGATTCGGATGATGTCGACGCATCTGGAAATGCCATTTTTCCCACTTTGGATTCTGCTCAACAAGCGGTTATTCGTACGCACGACTTGGCCATTATTCGCGACCCCTATGTGTATTTGGGTACTTTTGTGGTGTTGATGTTTGTGGTTTTCCTTTTCAAGAAAATGCCCGAAAAGCCAAGAGAATCGTCGAGCGATGACTTGAAAGGATCGTTCGGAAGATTGTTTAAAAACAGCAATTACAAATTCAGTGTTGTGGCTCAAATGTTCTATGTGGCGGCACAGATTATGTGCTGGACCTTCATTATCCAATATGCCGAAAGGTTGGGTTATTCGAAAGCGGAATCACAGACTTTCAATATAATTGCAATGGTGATGTTTTTGCTGAGCCGGATGATTTGCACCTACATTTTAAAGTTTGTATCTGGAGCGAAACTCTTGATGCTTTTTGGAATTGGAGCTCTTTTCACAGTTTCTGGAGCGATTCTTTTGCAAAACAATTTGGGCTTGTATTGCCTTATGGGCACGTCGTTTTTTATGTCTTTAATGTTTCCTACCATTTATGGAATTGGCTTGAAGGGTTTGGGCGACGACGCCAAAATTGGTTCGGCGGGTTTGGTAATGGCTATAGTGGGTGGAGCCTTAATGCCGCCATTGCAGGGAGCTTTGATCGATTTGGGCGATGTGGGCTTTATCAAAGCAGAGAACTTCTCTTTCATTTTACCTTTGTTTTGTTTCGTGGTTGTGGTGTTGTTCGGCTGGAAAGCGGGGAAGAATGAAAAGGCAAATGCAGCCTAA
- the purU gene encoding formyltetrahydrofolate deformylase, with the protein MTKHILLMEGPDAKGLIYHVTKVLFENTCNVFKQDEYVTPSGWFFMRTEFESPLDLPAEKIISDLRKVIPNPEIHFRTNPKVKKDIVILCTKEHHCLSDLITRFHFNELSANIKAVISNYDILEPYVSKFGIPFHTISHEGLSREAHEMAISEAIAPYNPEFLVLAKYMRILTPSFVSQFPDRIVNIHHSFLPAFIGANPYRQAYDRGVKIIGATAHFVNNDLDDGPIIAQDVKKVDHRFTAKDMSREGKDVERTVLTKALKLVFNDQVFIHENRTVIL; encoded by the coding sequence ATGACAAAACATATACTTTTGATGGAAGGGCCAGATGCCAAAGGCCTCATTTACCATGTGACCAAAGTCTTGTTCGAAAATACCTGCAATGTGTTCAAGCAAGATGAGTATGTCACGCCTTCCGGTTGGTTTTTCATGCGAACCGAATTCGAAAGCCCACTCGATTTGCCCGCTGAAAAAATAATTTCTGACCTGCGAAAAGTAATTCCAAATCCAGAAATCCACTTTCGCACCAATCCAAAAGTAAAAAAGGACATTGTCATCTTGTGTACCAAAGAACATCATTGTCTTTCGGATTTGATCACACGTTTCCATTTCAACGAACTGAGTGCAAACATCAAAGCGGTGATCAGCAATTACGATATTCTGGAGCCCTATGTAAGCAAGTTTGGCATTCCCTTTCATACCATCAGCCATGAAGGCCTCAGCAGAGAAGCACACGAAATGGCTATTTCGGAGGCCATCGCTCCATACAATCCAGAATTCCTCGTTTTGGCAAAATACATGCGGATTTTAACCCCTTCTTTTGTTTCCCAGTTTCCAGACCGCATCGTCAATATCCACCATTCTTTCTTGCCCGCTTTTATTGGGGCCAATCCATATCGCCAGGCCTACGACCGCGGCGTGAAGATTATCGGAGCAACCGCTCATTTTGTAAACAATGATCTCGACGACGGCCCTATCATCGCACAGGACGTAAAGAAAGTCGATCACCGCTTTACAGCCAAAGACATGTCGAGAGAAGGAAAAGATGTGGAACGCACGGTGCTCACCAAAGCCCTTAAACTTGTGTTCAACGACCAGGTGTTCATTCACGAAAACCGAACGGTAATTCTTTAG
- the panB gene encoding 3-methyl-2-oxobutanoate hydroxymethyltransferase, translating to MSVHSEIKRVTTSVLQSMKDRGEKIACLTAYDYSMASLVDAAGVELILVGDSASNVMAGHETTLPITLDQMIYHAQSVIRGVKRSLVVVDLPFGSYQGNSTQALKSAIRIMKESGAHAVKMEGGKEIEESITRVLSAGIPVMGHLGLTPQSIYKFGGYSVRAKSEEEASLLKSNAKLLNDLGCFGVVLEKIPQSLAEEVTASLEIPTIGIGAGNGCDGQILVIHDMLGINKEFSPRFLRRYADLHTEMTNAFTHYIKDVKSGDFPNEQESY from the coding sequence ATGTCTGTACATTCTGAGATCAAACGTGTGACAACCAGTGTCCTCCAATCCATGAAAGACCGTGGAGAAAAAATTGCCTGCCTTACCGCTTACGATTATTCCATGGCGAGCTTGGTGGATGCCGCAGGTGTAGAATTGATATTGGTGGGCGATTCGGCCTCGAATGTAATGGCTGGCCACGAAACCACTTTGCCGATTACTTTGGACCAAATGATTTACCATGCACAATCGGTAATACGTGGCGTGAAACGTTCTTTGGTGGTCGTCGATTTGCCATTTGGTTCGTATCAAGGAAACTCTACCCAAGCTTTGAAATCTGCGATTCGTATCATGAAAGAATCGGGAGCACATGCGGTTAAAATGGAAGGTGGAAAAGAAATTGAAGAGTCCATTACACGTGTTTTGAGTGCGGGAATACCGGTAATGGGACACTTGGGCTTAACCCCGCAATCCATCTACAAATTTGGGGGGTATAGTGTGCGGGCCAAATCGGAAGAAGAGGCCAGTCTATTGAAATCGAACGCCAAATTGCTCAACGATTTGGGCTGCTTTGGAGTGGTTTTGGAGAAAATACCTCAAAGTTTGGCCGAAGAGGTTACTGCCAGTCTAGAGATTCCGACGATAGGTATTGGGGCAGGAAATGGTTGCGACGGACAAATTTTGGTTATTCACGATATGTTGGGCATCAACAAAGAGTTCAGTCCACGCTTTTTGCGTCGATATGCTGATTTGCACACAGAAATGACCAATGCTTTTACGCACTATATCAAGGATGTCAAATCGGGTGATTTCCCGAATGAGCAAGAAAGTTATTGA
- a CDS encoding DUF4292 domain-containing protein: MALKMAPWLGLLSLLFFQTSCKRSKLQKSIAEIPKTEKGAADSLKVSEIISDFEIVETDFDYLKLKSKIDLKSPNISQSFPANVHIKKDSIIWVSVSVGIEAARCIITPDSIQMLDRINKKYYALSIAELNRQFDFDFDFRLLQSVLIGNLPITRSDKDKLVRNSLYVSLFQEAREIDIENQIDNVSHKLTTILAEDTEGKSKLGISYSDFEELDSGQLVPFSIFAKIDVLQKGGLHTTTLDFKHTKFEFVDNTLRFPYSIPKSYQKGEIVF, encoded by the coding sequence ATGGCATTAAAAATGGCCCCTTGGCTCGGATTGCTGAGCCTATTGTTTTTTCAAACGTCTTGTAAAAGAAGCAAGCTGCAAAAGTCGATTGCCGAAATCCCGAAAACTGAAAAGGGAGCAGCCGATTCTTTAAAAGTGAGTGAGATTATATCGGATTTCGAAATCGTGGAAACCGATTTCGACTATTTGAAGCTTAAGAGCAAAATTGATTTGAAATCGCCGAATATTTCCCAGTCTTTTCCAGCCAATGTGCACATTAAAAAAGACAGCATCATTTGGGTTTCGGTTTCGGTGGGCATTGAGGCTGCCCGCTGCATTATCACGCCAGATTCCATTCAAATGCTCGACAGGATAAACAAGAAATACTATGCCCTGAGCATTGCCGAACTCAATCGCCAATTCGATTTTGATTTCGATTTTCGGCTTTTACAGTCTGTTTTGATCGGCAATTTGCCAATTACGAGAAGCGATAAAGATAAATTGGTAAGAAATTCGTTGTATGTGAGTCTGTTTCAGGAAGCTCGGGAAATTGATATCGAAAACCAGATTGATAACGTGAGCCATAAACTCACCACTATTTTGGCCGAAGACACCGAAGGGAAGAGCAAATTGGGTATTTCGTATTCAGATTTTGAAGAACTGGATTCGGGGCAGTTGGTGCCCTTTTCGATTTTTGCCAAAATAGATGTGTTGCAAAAGGGAGGTTTGCATACCACAACTTTGGATTTTAAGCACACGAAGTTTGAGTTTGTAGACAATACACTTCGGTTTCCATATTCTATTCCAAAGAGTTACCAGAAAGGAGAAATTGTCTTTTAA
- a CDS encoding tetratricopeptide repeat protein, translating to MCRHGFVVLWVLAFSVNAQQKNVEIPQAAENRFVEGMGSYITEDYNEAAETFKSILSDYTPTAGIYHILAKTEVARKDLYAAEMAARKSLELEKGNTYYEEFLADILSREEEYEPAIDLYKTLIKQKPLEMENYLLLAEIYEKLNESNEAIKVYDLLERNLGVEEEVSMRKQQLYLQQNKVSEAIKEGGKLMESQPLKPEYALNQAQILIQNQELEEAEELLKKFLKTNADTGEAHVMLAEIYRLQHNQDACDQELSAALMNPKLSPEIKVRLLGTYIQLADNSRNEQLLTKAIGFGNQLAKDHPDMDQVYIFLGDLYVKTNQPEKARANYEKAIGFNKSIFAVWVALVEMDLELNDNEALAKHTLQGTDYFPNQAFLWYHHALANYRLGEYKESEIALEEAKFLSEGNKSMQLSVWILSAKNALAQNAVEDAERAYTEALKIDDSSPLLLANYSRFLAKTGRNLEKAEDISIKGYKRNPENLEWIKACAEVFHIAGKTAEAEAVFNKSLQQNVLLDGEAYELFGDIVAKENKESEALEYWQMAQSLGNRSTALQKKISELK from the coding sequence ATGTGTAGACATGGCTTTGTGGTGCTTTGGGTGCTTGCGTTCTCGGTGAATGCACAGCAGAAGAATGTGGAAATACCACAGGCGGCCGAGAACCGCTTTGTCGAAGGTATGGGGTCCTATATTACCGAAGATTACAACGAAGCAGCCGAAACTTTCAAATCAATATTATCGGATTATACGCCCACGGCGGGTATTTACCACATATTGGCCAAAACAGAAGTAGCCCGCAAAGATCTTTATGCGGCCGAAATGGCCGCCCGCAAGAGCCTTGAGCTGGAAAAGGGGAACACTTATTACGAAGAATTCCTTGCCGATATTCTATCCAGAGAAGAAGAGTACGAGCCGGCCATAGACTTGTACAAAACGCTGATTAAGCAAAAGCCCTTGGAGATGGAAAACTATCTTCTTTTGGCCGAAATATATGAAAAGTTGAATGAGAGCAACGAAGCCATTAAGGTATACGATTTGCTCGAAAGGAATTTGGGCGTTGAAGAGGAAGTTTCAATGCGGAAGCAGCAGCTCTATTTACAGCAAAACAAAGTCAGTGAGGCCATAAAAGAAGGCGGCAAACTGATGGAATCGCAGCCGCTAAAACCCGAATATGCACTCAACCAGGCTCAGATTTTAATTCAGAACCAAGAATTGGAAGAGGCGGAAGAATTACTCAAGAAATTCTTGAAGACCAATGCCGATACGGGCGAGGCCCACGTGATGTTGGCCGAAATATACCGACTGCAACACAATCAGGATGCTTGCGACCAAGAACTGTCGGCGGCATTGATGAACCCCAAATTAAGTCCAGAAATAAAAGTAAGACTTTTGGGTACCTATATTCAATTGGCCGATAACAGTAGAAATGAGCAATTGTTGACCAAAGCCATTGGTTTCGGAAATCAATTGGCCAAAGACCATCCGGATATGGATCAGGTGTATATTTTTCTTGGCGATTTGTATGTCAAAACCAATCAGCCGGAAAAGGCCCGTGCCAATTACGAAAAAGCCATTGGTTTCAATAAGTCCATTTTTGCTGTGTGGGTAGCTTTGGTTGAAATGGATTTGGAGTTGAACGACAACGAGGCTTTGGCCAAGCACACGCTTCAAGGAACCGATTATTTCCCCAATCAGGCTTTTTTGTGGTATCATCATGCATTGGCCAATTACCGCTTAGGAGAATACAAAGAATCGGAGATTGCTCTGGAAGAAGCGAAGTTTCTTTCTGAAGGAAATAAAAGCATGCAGCTTTCGGTTTGGATATTGTCGGCAAAAAATGCTTTGGCCCAAAATGCGGTTGAAGATGCCGAGAGAGCGTATACCGAGGCTTTGAAGATTGACGATAGCAGTCCTTTACTGCTGGCCAACTATAGTCGATTTTTGGCTAAAACGGGTCGGAATCTAGAAAAGGCGGAGGATATTTCAATCAAAGGATACAAAAGGAACCCAGAAAATCTGGAGTGGATTAAGGCTTGTGCAGAGGTTTTCCATATTGCGGGAAAAACAGCCGAAGCCGAAGCCGTTTTCAACAAATCTTTGCAACAGAATGTTTTGCTGGATGGCGAAGCCTACGAACTCTTTGGCGATATCGTGGCGAAAGAAAACAAAGAATCGGAAGCTTTAGAATATTGGCAAATGGCCCAAAGTTTGGGCAATCGCTCCACGGCTCTTCAAAAAAAGATATCGGAGCTTAAATAA
- a CDS encoding beta-N-acetylhexosaminidase translates to MKLKAFLSLLLLPFLNGFLFAQSDIIPRPAFVAETSGSVSFQNVWIEGENVSPELLSFFNKEVEKYGLADTGQKSGLPIRFYFDLSLEKSESYTLKIGKEGVAVAAKDETGLFYGFQTLLQMMRKNAKSRELQYCIIRDNPRYAWRGVMLDESRHFFGKEKVKQILDQMAMHKLNVFHWHLTDAPGWRIEIKKYPKLTAIGAIGDHSHANTSAQFYTQAEVSEIVAYAAERHIEVVPEIDMPGHASAAVLAYPELSGGGTERHPNFTFNPGKEGVYAFLDDVLDEVVQLFPSKYIHIGGDEVSFGNAEWETLSEVKELMKRERLHDLTEVEHYFIRRMQKKVHALGKVTLGWDELATSGVPKDEVQLMWWRHDKPEVLNKILSEGYDVVLCPRIPLYFDFKQIQSHENGRVWGEEIADLQSVYAFPETGIIPDNFGAQVSGLQANLWTERYDSPQSLDFILYPRIAAMAESAWTSEKRKEWPLFQEVLKSQLKLYEQDKIYYFDPFRPDFHPEPEGAKGENWQKRHLLKTQTD, encoded by the coding sequence ATGAAACTAAAAGCATTTTTGAGCCTTTTACTCTTGCCATTTTTAAATGGCTTTCTTTTTGCACAGTCGGATATTATCCCGCGTCCTGCTTTTGTAGCAGAGACTTCGGGCTCTGTGTCTTTTCAAAATGTTTGGATTGAAGGAGAAAATGTTTCTCCTGAATTGCTCTCTTTTTTCAATAAGGAGGTTGAAAAATATGGGCTGGCCGATACAGGCCAAAAGAGCGGTCTGCCTATTCGCTTTTATTTCGATCTAAGTCTGGAGAAGAGCGAAAGCTACACCTTGAAGATCGGTAAAGAAGGGGTTGCTGTAGCGGCAAAGGACGAAACAGGGTTGTTCTACGGCTTTCAAACTTTGCTTCAGATGATGAGAAAGAATGCAAAATCACGAGAATTGCAGTATTGCATAATAAGGGATAATCCGCGTTATGCTTGGCGTGGCGTAATGTTGGATGAATCGCGTCATTTTTTTGGTAAAGAGAAAGTAAAACAGATTTTGGATCAAATGGCCATGCACAAATTGAATGTGTTTCACTGGCATTTGACCGACGCCCCGGGTTGGCGAATTGAAATAAAGAAGTATCCTAAATTGACGGCCATTGGTGCCATCGGAGATCACAGTCATGCCAACACTTCCGCACAGTTTTATACTCAGGCAGAGGTGTCGGAAATAGTCGCCTATGCGGCAGAAAGACATATTGAAGTGGTGCCCGAAATAGACATGCCGGGGCATGCCTCTGCTGCAGTATTGGCTTATCCTGAACTTTCTGGTGGAGGTACCGAAAGACATCCAAATTTCACATTCAATCCAGGAAAAGAGGGAGTGTATGCATTTTTGGACGATGTATTGGATGAAGTGGTTCAATTGTTTCCTTCGAAATACATTCACATTGGCGGGGATGAAGTGAGTTTTGGCAATGCCGAATGGGAAACCTTGTCTGAGGTGAAAGAGCTGATGAAAAGAGAAAGATTGCACGATCTGACAGAGGTTGAGCATTACTTTATTCGCCGAATGCAGAAGAAAGTGCATGCTTTGGGCAAAGTGACTTTGGGCTGGGATGAATTGGCCACTTCGGGCGTGCCCAAAGATGAAGTGCAATTGATGTGGTGGAGGCATGATAAGCCCGAGGTGCTGAATAAAATTTTGAGCGAAGGTTATGATGTGGTGCTTTGCCCGAGAATTCCTTTGTATTTTGATTTTAAGCAAATTCAATCTCATGAGAATGGCCGAGTTTGGGGCGAAGAAATTGCGGATTTGCAATCCGTATATGCATTTCCCGAAACGGGAATAATTCCTGATAATTTTGGGGCTCAGGTGAGTGGGCTTCAAGCCAACCTTTGGACCGAAAGGTACGATTCTCCTCAAAGCCTTGATTTTATACTTTATCCAAGAATTGCCGCGATGGCAGAATCTGCGTGGACTTCGGAAAAGCGAAAGGAATGGCCGCTTTTCCAAGAAGTTTTGAAATCGCAATTGAAACTTTACGAACAAGACAAAATATACTATTTTGACCCTTTTCGGCCCGATTTTCATCCAGAACCTGAAGGTGCCAAAGGAGAAAATTGGCAAAAACGCCACCTGTTGAAAACGCAAACCGATTGA
- a CDS encoding tetratricopeptide repeat protein: MNRNHNENYEEFGDAMSQNIKRFESMLENNESQYLDEIAYESISNFYMEKGEWEMANKACQLGLEQFPYSLELILNSVQLKINTMEFEEAMELLDRASTFFPFDQEAIFMRGVVYNLLGEYDEAISVFENAIHSSDQKDEIEFQLGQVYQNKNEFGRAIEHYKKALKRGYSNELIFYEMIFCADFDNRLEEEVEYFRSLTDEDPYSQLAWFGLGIVCQRLDKVEEAIQAFEFASVIKDDFASAWFNLANCYLRAENYTKARDAYLKTEELEEPSAELFTHLGTISEKLEEYGEAYQYYRKAADLEDTWDEAWFGMASVLYEQEKFLEAVHFVKKAIDLNKINGEYWLLLGDLEARIGNLVSSHESYARAAELDPENVDIWLNWSLIYFEQSTYSKAVEILEDGLSSVPEEADIYYRLTVYLIFDGQYNEAYKYLQEALILDFDGHEQIYSFFPSLQTQKALNRIIEQNRP, from the coding sequence ATGAATAGAAATCACAATGAGAATTACGAGGAGTTTGGGGATGCCATGTCTCAGAACATCAAGCGGTTCGAAAGCATGTTGGAGAATAACGAATCGCAGTACCTCGACGAAATTGCTTACGAATCGATCAGCAATTTCTATATGGAGAAAGGGGAGTGGGAAATGGCGAATAAGGCTTGTCAGTTGGGTTTGGAACAATTTCCGTACTCTTTAGAACTGATTTTGAACAGCGTGCAGTTGAAGATCAACACCATGGAATTTGAAGAAGCCATGGAATTGCTCGATCGTGCGAGTACTTTTTTCCCGTTCGACCAAGAGGCCATTTTCATGCGTGGGGTGGTGTATAATCTTTTGGGCGAATACGATGAAGCCATTTCGGTTTTTGAAAACGCGATTCACTCTTCGGATCAGAAGGACGAGATCGAATTTCAGCTGGGGCAGGTATACCAAAATAAAAATGAATTCGGGCGGGCGATAGAACATTACAAAAAGGCTCTTAAAAGGGGATACTCAAACGAGTTGATCTTTTATGAAATGATTTTCTGTGCCGATTTTGACAATCGCTTGGAAGAGGAAGTCGAGTATTTTCGCTCGCTGACAGACGAGGACCCTTATTCGCAACTGGCTTGGTTTGGCCTCGGTATCGTATGCCAACGTCTCGATAAAGTCGAGGAAGCCATTCAGGCTTTTGAATTTGCCTCCGTTATAAAAGATGACTTTGCCAGTGCCTGGTTCAATTTGGCGAACTGTTACCTTAGAGCCGAAAATTACACCAAAGCTCGAGACGCTTATTTGAAAACCGAAGAGTTGGAAGAGCCTTCGGCCGAGTTGTTTACGCATTTGGGTACAATTTCAGAGAAACTGGAAGAATACGGAGAAGCGTACCAGTATTACCGCAAAGCGGCCGATTTGGAAGACACTTGGGATGAAGCTTGGTTTGGCATGGCTTCGGTGCTTTATGAGCAAGAAAAGTTTCTCGAGGCAGTACATTTTGTGAAAAAGGCCATTGATTTGAACAAGATCAACGGTGAATATTGGCTTTTGCTAGGCGATTTAGAAGCAAGAATTGGCAATTTGGTTTCGTCGCACGAATCGTATGCACGGGCCGCGGAACTGGACCCCGAAAATGTGGATATTTGGTTGAACTGGTCTTTGATTTATTTCGAGCAATCGACTTACAGCAAAGCGGTAGAGATACTGGAAGACGGCTTGAGCAGCGTGCCAGAAGAAGCCGACATTTATTATCGACTTACCGTTTATCTCATTTTCGATGGACAATACAACGAAGCCTACAAGTATTTGCAAGAAGCTCTCATTCTCGATTTTGACGGCCACGAGCAGATATATTCCTTTTTCCCGAGTCTTCAAACGCAAAAAGCCTTAAATCGGATCATTGAGCAAAACAGGCCTTAA